The Deinococcus depolymerans genome contains the following window.
CGGTACGAGTGCGGCGCAAGTGGGGCGCCCTGCGCGGTCACGGTCGCCCGGTCCGTCAGGTTGAACTCCCCGCGCGAGAAGTGCGTCACGGCCGCCCCACCGCGCAGGCTCAGGCTGACCGGACGGTCCGGCGTGCTCACCCTGAGGCAGCGGCGCAGCAACTCCAGGCCCTCGGCGTTCAGCAGCGCGATGGGATCGCTGCTGGCGCGCAGACCGCCGATCACGTCCAGCATCCCGGCAATCGCCTCGCGTTCGGGCGTGCTGAGCATGCTCAGTTCGCGGCGGCAGATCGCCACGTCCGGGTCCGGCTGGTACCACGCGCTCTGATACCAGCGGCTCAGGGCGGTGTGCAGCGCGTTGCGGGCGCTGGGGCCGGTCGCGTCTCCCAGCCACACCCGCCGGGACTCCTCGTCCCAGATGGGCGCCACGTCCGGCCCGGTGCGCATGGCGTCCACCACGCCGATACTCTGCGCGAGCGGCGCGCCGCACCCCAGGATGAACGCGTCCGGCCCGGCCCCCTCACGGAAGGCCTCGATGCCCATGCGGTACGCCTGCGCGCGGCCCACGCTGGGGTCGTGCCGCACGCCGGGCAGCGACGCGCCGTACAGGAAGTCGATCTTCAGGTACGTGTACCCCCAGCCGCGCACGGTCGCGCCCAGGTTCCGCAGCCACGCCAGCACCTCCGGGTGGGTGGTGTCCAGCGCGTGGTACGGCCCGCCCCAGTTCTGCCCGACCGGGAGCGGCCGGCCGTCCTCGCCGCGCAGCATCCAGTCCGGGTGCTGCGCGAACAGCTGCGAGGTCGGGGACGCCAGGAACGGCGCGAGCCAGATGCCCGGCGTGAACCCCAGCGCCCGCAACCGCTCCGGCAGGTCACGGGCGTGCCCGCCGAAGTGCGCCGACGGCAGTTCCCAGTCGCCCAGGTCCGCCTGGAAGCCGTCGTCGAGCTGGAACACGTCGAAGTCCAGGCCCTGCTCGCGGGCCAGCCGGGCGTTGTCCAGCATGGCGTCCAGCGTCACGGCGCGGTAGTACGAGTACCACGAGCACCACACCCGCAGCGGCGCGGGCGTCCGCGCGTGCATGGCCGATCCCAGCCGCGCGGCGTGCGCTTCCAGGGTGGCGATCACGTCCGGCGTCTCCTCCCACAGCACCCCGACCTCCGGGCCTTCCAGTTCACAGGTGACGGTCACGTGGTCGCCCTGCGCGCGGGCCTCCCACTGCACGAAGGTGCGCGTCGCGTCCAGCGCCCCGCCCACCCAGCCGCTGCCGTCCTCGCGGGCCAGGGCCAGCACGGTATGGCTGCGCCACACGCCCGCCTCGCCGCCCGGCGCGAAGCCCGGATCGTGCCCCTGCTCGACCTGCCAGTGGTGCGCCGGGGCCACCTGCCGCGCCGTCAGGGGGTGCAACTCCGCCTCACTCCAGGACTGGAACCCGCTGATCAGCACCTTCAGGCCCTCCGGGGCCTCGTTCACCGTCCACTTATGCATCCTGCTCTCCTTCCAGCGGCTGGCCTGCGTCGTCCGGCCGCACCACGAAACTCACCGGCGGCAGCGTGGTTCCGTGCCACTCCACGGGCTCCGGATTCCAGTTCTGCACCAGCAGCCTCCCGGCGCGGCGCGACACGCGCACGCCCTCGGGCACCGGCAGCACCGGCACGCCCGCCGCGCCCAGCACGTCCTCCAGCACTGCCCCGATCAGGGTGTCGCTGTGCGCGCCGATCACGGTCACGTTCCCGCGCCGGATCACGGCCGCCTGCCCGTCCAGCGGGCCGCCCCGGTAGTGCGCCAGCGCCTGCGCGCCGCTGGGGCGGTAACTTTCCGCCCAGGTGGACGCCTCGAAGGTGCCGCTCAGGTCGCCCGCGCCGGTCACGGTCTGGCGCAGCGTGGGCCGCAGGCTGTCGTACTGCACCAGGCGCGCCCCCACCAGGTCCGACAGCGGCCCGAACTGCCCATCCGACCAGGTTTCCCCGCCGGGCGTGCGGAACGCCGTGCGCGGCCCGCACACCAGCCGCACCCCGGCGTTCACGGCGTCCGTCCAGCGCGCCGCGCGCCCGGCGCTGACCAGCGTGATGGCCGGCGCGACCACGACCGCGTAGGCGCTCAGGTCGGCGTCGGCGTGAATCACGTCCACGTCGATGCCCAGGCGGCGCAGCGCCATGTAGTACGTGACGGTCTGCGTCCAGTAGTTCAGGCCCCGCGCGTGCGGCTGCTGATCGTAGATCCACAGGCTCTCGTAGTCGTGCAGCAGCGCCACGCGCGCCGGAACCGGCCCCACCGGGAAGGCGGTCTGGTCCAGCGCCGCGACCTCCGCGAAGCCCCGGTCCGGGGTCTCGTCGTGGCGCAGCAGGCCCGAGTGCATGACCTCCTGCGCCATGGTCGCCGCGCGCCAGCGGAAGTAACTCACGACGTCCGCGCCGTGCGCCCACGCCTGCGCCGTCCACAGCGCCACCGCGCCGTCAGCGGGCAGGGGGTTGTACGGCGCCCAGTTCACCTGACCGCACTGCTGCTCCATGACCCACGGGCCGTTCGGTGTGCCCGCCCCGTCACGGCCCAGACGCTCCCCACCGCTCAGCAGGCCCCGGTACAGATCGTGGTTGAAGCCCACGAGGTCCGGGTGCCCGGTCCGCGCGTAGCGGGTCCGGAGGTCCTCGCCGATGCCGGGCGGCGCGAACAGTTCCAGCATCCCGGTCGGGTAGTTGTCCCAGGTCACGAAATCCAGGCCGCGCGCCACGTCGTAATGATCGAAGCCCGACTCGAAGATCATGAAGTTGTGCGTGACGAACCGCCCCGGCGACAGCTCACGCAGCAGCTCGACCTGCTCGGCCTGGAACTCGCGGATCATGTCCGACGCGAAGCGGTTGTAGTCCAGCACGTGCGACGGGTTCACCTCCGTCACGGTCAGGATCGGGGGCCTGACCTGCGCCCAGTCCGTGTACTCCATGCTCCAGAACACGTTGCCCCACGCGGCGTTCAGGGCGTCCAGCGTGCCGTACTTCGCGCGCAG
Protein-coding sequences here:
- a CDS encoding glycoside hydrolase family 36 protein; this encodes MHKWTVNEAPEGLKVLISGFQSWSEAELHPLTARQVAPAHHWQVEQGHDPGFAPGGEAGVWRSHTVLALAREDGSGWVGGALDATRTFVQWEARAQGDHVTVTCELEGPEVGVLWEETPDVIATLEAHAARLGSAMHARTPAPLRVWCSWYSYYRAVTLDAMLDNARLAREQGLDFDVFQLDDGFQADLGDWELPSAHFGGHARDLPERLRALGFTPGIWLAPFLASPTSQLFAQHPDWMLRGEDGRPLPVGQNWGGPYHALDTTHPEVLAWLRNLGATVRGWGYTYLKIDFLYGASLPGVRHDPSVGRAQAYRMGIEAFREGAGPDAFILGCGAPLAQSIGVVDAMRTGPDVAPIWDEESRRVWLGDATGPSARNALHTALSRWYQSAWYQPDPDVAICRRELSMLSTPEREAIAGMLDVIGGLRASSDPIALLNAEGLELLRRCLRVSTPDRPVSLSLRGGAAVTHFSRGEFNLTDRATVTAQGAPLAPHSYREVQK
- a CDS encoding beta-galactosidase, with translation MTQADASPFHLLLGTCDYPEHVPQDRPPVYARMQRDLGLSFVRLAEFAWSRLEPLPGTFEWGWLDDAIGAYHAEGLRVVLCTPTPTPPAWLIRAHPEILAFDAQGRVREFGSRRHYDFASPVFREHSRRITRAIAERYGQHPAVAGWQTDNEFGCHDTSRSYGGASAARFPEWLRAKYGTLDALNAAWGNVFWSMEYTDWAQVRPPILTVTEVNPSHVLDYNRFASDMIREFQAEQVELLRELSPGRFVTHNFMIFESGFDHYDVARGLDFVTWDNYPTGMLELFAPPGIGEDLRTRYARTGHPDLVGFNHDLYRGLLSGGERLGRDGAGTPNGPWVMEQQCGQVNWAPYNPLPADGAVALWTAQAWAHGADVVSYFRWRAATMAQEVMHSGLLRHDETPDRGFAEVAALDQTAFPVGPVPARVALLHDYESLWIYDQQPHARGLNYWTQTVTYYMALRRLGIDVDVIHADADLSAYAVVVAPAITLVSAGRAARWTDAVNAGVRLVCGPRTAFRTPGGETWSDGQFGPLSDLVGARLVQYDSLRPTLRQTVTGAGDLSGTFEASTWAESYRPSGAQALAHYRGGPLDGQAAVIRRGNVTVIGAHSDTLIGAVLEDVLGAAGVPVLPVPEGVRVSRRAGRLLVQNWNPEPVEWHGTTLPPVSFVVRPDDAGQPLEGEQDA